One part of the Georgfuchsia toluolica genome encodes these proteins:
- a CDS encoding dihydrolipoamide acetyltransferase family protein: MNVIMPQLGETVLEGMVANWYKKVGDKVEADESLFDVETDKVTSEIPTPVAGVLTEILVAAGTTVKVGTVLAIIREEGSTSEVTAAPASENVVAAVARPAIAGNSAQIQSRMPERSNDAQVRLSPVVRRLLGENGLSPEQVTGTGNNGRITREDVLAYLASKPSRLDKTAAPLSRHTAATTQPVLSAPQPVAVSVGKDDLVLPLNKIRRATASHMVRSKTTTPHAVQAVEVDFQAVDKARQAVGKEWKEREGYSLTYMPFIVRAVCDAIGKYPYINSSFGNDELIVHKRVHLGIAVDVNFEGLLATVVRDADHRNLRGLAAEINRLASAARRNQLKPDELAGGTYTISNSGTFGTLFSTSIINQPQAAILSADGVRKKPVVIEGPDGDVIAIRPIGILAQSFDHRAFDGAYSASFLRYLKEIIENRDWLNEI, translated from the coding sequence ATGAACGTAATCATGCCGCAGTTGGGAGAAACCGTGCTGGAAGGCATGGTTGCCAACTGGTACAAGAAGGTTGGCGACAAGGTGGAAGCCGACGAGTCGCTATTCGATGTGGAAACCGACAAAGTCACCAGCGAAATCCCGACGCCGGTTGCCGGCGTATTGACAGAAATCCTCGTTGCAGCAGGCACGACGGTGAAAGTCGGCACGGTACTGGCAATCATCAGGGAAGAAGGAAGCACCAGCGAAGTTACGGCAGCGCCGGCATCAGAAAATGTCGTCGCGGCAGTTGCCAGGCCCGCTATAGCAGGCAACAGTGCGCAGATCCAAAGCCGGATGCCGGAACGCTCCAATGATGCTCAAGTACGCTTATCCCCGGTGGTGCGACGCCTGCTGGGAGAAAATGGCCTGTCTCCCGAACAAGTCACGGGTACCGGCAACAACGGCCGCATCACCCGCGAAGACGTTCTTGCCTACCTTGCGAGCAAACCATCCAGGCTTGATAAAACTGCCGCGCCGCTGTCTAGACACACCGCCGCAACGACACAACCGGTCTTGTCCGCGCCACAGCCGGTTGCCGTCAGCGTCGGAAAGGATGATCTAGTGCTGCCGCTCAACAAGATTCGCCGTGCGACTGCCAGCCATATGGTGCGATCCAAGACCACCACCCCGCACGCGGTGCAAGCGGTGGAAGTGGACTTCCAGGCCGTGGACAAGGCGCGACAAGCAGTCGGCAAGGAGTGGAAGGAGCGTGAAGGCTACTCGCTCACCTATATGCCTTTCATCGTCCGCGCCGTGTGCGATGCCATTGGTAAATATCCCTACATTAACTCCAGCTTCGGCAACGATGAGTTGATCGTACACAAGCGCGTGCACCTAGGCATCGCCGTCGATGTAAATTTTGAAGGCTTGCTGGCAACGGTAGTGCGCGATGCAGACCACCGCAATCTGCGCGGCCTGGCGGCCGAGATCAACCGTCTCGCCTCGGCAGCACGCAGGAACCAGCTCAAGCCCGACGAACTTGCCGGCGGCACCTACACCATCTCCAACTCAGGCACGTTCGGCACCCTGTTTAGCACCTCCATCATCAACCAGCCCCAAGCCGCCATCCTCTCTGCCGATGGCGTGCGCAAGAAGCCGGTGGTGATCGAAGGTCCCGATGGCGACGTAATCGCCATCCGCCCCATCGGCATCCTGGCGCAATCCTTCGACCATCGGGCCTTTGATGGTGCCTATTCGGCATCCTTCCTGCGTTATCTGAAGGAAATCATCGAGAACCGCGACTGGCTGAACGAAATATGA
- a CDS encoding GntR family transcriptional regulator: MKFELLEEKGKVAERTQASILTDLIRRDIIASIFPPGSKLLLRELSARYEVGTIPLREALSRLAMSGFVEVVDQRGFRVARASEEELLDITRVMTHIEAEALEDAIAHGDLAWEGKVVAAYHQLTKLPMLNDKVPGTLNPAWEVAHDAFHTALLSACTSTWLLRLAALLREHQARYRFLTVHEIEVGVRDVSAEHSAILKAVLNRDARAACNSLVDHLNTTARLAVGESVGKTSTKKRTRKAAPAAAA, encoded by the coding sequence ATGAAATTTGAGCTCCTCGAAGAAAAAGGGAAAGTAGCGGAGCGCACCCAGGCGTCGATTCTTACCGACTTGATCAGGCGCGACATCATTGCCAGCATTTTTCCGCCAGGGTCAAAGCTATTATTGCGCGAGCTTTCCGCGCGATATGAGGTTGGCACAATCCCGTTGCGGGAAGCCCTGTCGCGACTGGCGATGTCCGGGTTTGTTGAAGTTGTCGACCAAAGGGGGTTTCGGGTGGCGCGGGCTTCCGAGGAGGAACTGCTCGACATCACGCGCGTCATGACGCATATCGAAGCCGAAGCGCTCGAAGATGCCATTGCGCATGGCGATCTGGCATGGGAAGGTAAAGTCGTTGCAGCCTACCACCAGCTTACCAAGCTCCCGATGCTCAACGACAAGGTTCCCGGGACCTTGAATCCTGCCTGGGAAGTCGCTCACGATGCGTTTCACACCGCGCTCCTGTCGGCTTGCACATCAACCTGGCTATTGCGTCTGGCTGCGCTGCTCAGAGAGCATCAGGCGCGCTATCGGTTCCTGACTGTTCATGAGATTGAAGTCGGCGTCCGCGACGTAAGCGCAGAACACTCTGCAATTCTCAAGGCAGTTCTGAATCGTGATGCGCGGGCAGCTTGTAATTCGCTGGTTGACCACTTGAATACCACAGCCCGATTGGCGGTTGGTGAGTCGGTCGGAAAGACCTCGACAAAGAAGAGAACCCGCAAAGCTGCCCCTGCTGCCGCTGCGTAA
- a CDS encoding FadR/GntR family transcriptional regulator: protein MVDRALAHEGYVRVRDYLVNAIKENAFGPGERVPTERQLAEQLDVSRAVTRRALSELEADGLIVRQVGRGTFVRPSPDAVGNVPEFDGIISPAEHIEVRLRFEPELAWLIVTNATSGDFERMEDCLKRGEKAATREEFELWDAAFHLAMAYSSHNKLAMRIYDMIHSVRHQEAMWGTLRERGQTPDERLTFQREHQEIFAALKRRDAEQARETMIKHIRATRRRLLDY from the coding sequence ATGGTTGATAGAGCGCTTGCACATGAAGGATATGTTCGTGTCCGCGATTACTTGGTTAACGCCATCAAGGAAAACGCGTTTGGCCCGGGTGAGCGCGTGCCGACCGAACGACAATTGGCAGAACAGCTGGATGTCAGTCGCGCCGTCACGCGTCGGGCGCTCTCTGAGCTGGAAGCCGATGGCTTGATCGTTCGTCAAGTGGGAAGGGGAACCTTTGTGCGCCCTTCACCAGATGCCGTAGGCAATGTACCGGAATTCGATGGGATCATCAGTCCCGCCGAACATATCGAAGTGCGGTTACGTTTTGAACCCGAGCTTGCGTGGCTAATCGTAACCAATGCGACCTCAGGCGACTTCGAGCGTATGGAAGACTGTCTCAAGCGCGGGGAAAAGGCTGCCACACGCGAGGAGTTCGAGTTATGGGATGCAGCATTCCATTTGGCTATGGCATATTCATCGCACAACAAGTTGGCAATGCGCATCTACGACATGATCCATTCTGTGCGTCATCAGGAAGCCATGTGGGGCACGTTGCGGGAACGCGGGCAAACGCCGGATGAACGTCTAACTTTCCAGCGTGAGCATCAAGAGATTTTTGCCGCCCTGAAGCGCCGCGACGCGGAGCAAGCAAGAGAAACAATGATCAAGCATATCCGCGCCACTCGCCGCCGCCTTCTGGATTACTAG
- a CDS encoding alpha-ketoacid dehydrogenase subunit beta, translating to MAELSYREAVVAAIAQEMRRDERVLFLGEDVAAAGGCFKATVGLLEEFGPKRVCDTPISEQAILGAAMGASMTGLRPIAEIMFSDFLAVCWDFVANELSKTRYMTNGQFSFPMVIRTANGAGSRFGAQHSQSLENWAMMIPGMKVVAPSCPADVKGLLAAAIRDPDPVLFFEHKSLYSMKGEVPDGEYVDELGKAKVLRNGNDITIITLAAMVPRAMQAAEILQLDGISATVVDLRSLVPLDMQTILRETKKTGRVFTVEENPRLCGWGAEISSLIVEECFFDLDQPVVRITTPHIPLPATDGLEDAVIPSVDRIVADIRRAVDFKPGTTNGD from the coding sequence GTGGCGGAACTGAGCTATCGTGAAGCGGTGGTTGCGGCCATTGCACAAGAGATGCGGCGTGACGAACGCGTTCTCTTCCTGGGTGAAGACGTCGCTGCTGCCGGCGGCTGCTTCAAGGCGACCGTCGGACTGCTGGAGGAGTTCGGGCCGAAACGTGTCTGCGACACACCGATTTCAGAACAAGCCATTCTCGGTGCGGCCATGGGCGCTTCCATGACGGGCTTGCGTCCGATCGCCGAAATCATGTTCTCCGATTTTCTCGCCGTGTGCTGGGACTTTGTTGCCAACGAGCTGTCAAAAACGCGTTACATGACCAATGGACAGTTTTCCTTCCCGATGGTCATTCGTACCGCAAACGGCGCCGGATCGCGCTTTGGCGCCCAACACTCGCAGAGTCTTGAAAATTGGGCCATGATGATTCCCGGCATGAAGGTCGTCGCCCCATCCTGCCCTGCCGACGTCAAGGGTCTGCTCGCAGCAGCGATCCGCGATCCGGATCCAGTGCTTTTCTTCGAGCACAAATCCCTGTATTCCATGAAGGGTGAGGTTCCCGATGGCGAATACGTGGATGAACTGGGCAAGGCCAAGGTCCTGCGCAACGGTAATGACATTACCATTATTACCCTCGCCGCCATGGTGCCGCGCGCCATGCAGGCTGCCGAAATCCTGCAACTGGACGGCATCTCGGCGACGGTGGTTGATCTGCGTTCGCTGGTGCCACTGGATATGCAGACCATCCTGCGCGAGACCAAGAAGACCGGTCGCGTCTTTACCGTCGAGGAGAACCCGCGGCTGTGCGGCTGGGGCGCAGAAATTTCTTCATTGATCGTGGAAGAGTGCTTCTTCGATCTCGATCAGCCTGTAGTACGCATCACCACACCGCACATTCCCCTGCCCGCGACGGATGGCCTCGAAGACGCCGTAATTCCCTCTGTAGACCGGATCGTCGCAGATATTCGTCGGGCGGTGGACTTCAAGCCCGGAACAACGAACGGAGATTGA
- a CDS encoding NAD-dependent succinate-semialdehyde dehydrogenase, which yields MELSLNNLGKGLYINGIWRAASDGKAFDVINPATEEVLATIADGSVEDGLDAVAAAHAAGPAWAATPPRQRSEILRRAFELMIANKEALARLITQESGKALSEARGEVVYAAEFLRWFSEEAVRILGDMSTSPSGDKHIMVIRQPIGVAVFVTPWNFPAAMATRKIGPALAAGCTVVLKPAKETPLTALAMASIFEQAGVPPGVVNILTTRRTAKAIEAMLNDLRVRKFSFTGSTEIGRVLLAQAAQTVVKCSMELGGNAPFIVFADADIEVAVAAAMVAKMRNGGESCTAANRFYVEKPVAEEFTRRFVDAMAKTRMGNGLDENMQLGSMVNASTRNKIAELVDDAVAHGARLCTGGKIPAGKGYFYPATVLADVANDAGILKEEVFGPVAPIATFESEAEVIALANDTEMGLVSFVCTRDLAKALRVAEKLDSGMVGINRGIVADPAAPFGGWKQSGVGREGAHDGLLEYLESKYIAVTW from the coding sequence GTGGAATTGAGTTTGAACAATCTCGGCAAGGGCCTGTATATCAACGGCATCTGGCGTGCCGCTTCTGATGGCAAGGCTTTCGACGTCATCAATCCGGCGACCGAGGAAGTGTTGGCAACCATCGCCGACGGTAGCGTCGAGGACGGCCTCGATGCCGTCGCGGCGGCTCACGCTGCGGGGCCAGCTTGGGCTGCTACTCCGCCTCGACAGCGCAGCGAAATACTGCGCCGCGCCTTCGAACTGATGATCGCCAACAAGGAAGCTCTGGCGCGCCTGATTACCCAGGAAAGCGGCAAAGCGCTTTCCGAGGCGCGCGGCGAAGTGGTCTATGCGGCGGAATTCCTGCGCTGGTTCAGCGAAGAGGCCGTGCGTATCCTCGGTGATATGTCGACTTCGCCCAGCGGCGACAAACACATCATGGTGATCCGTCAGCCGATCGGTGTCGCTGTGTTTGTCACCCCCTGGAACTTCCCGGCGGCGATGGCAACACGCAAGATCGGTCCGGCGCTTGCCGCCGGCTGCACGGTAGTGCTGAAACCTGCCAAGGAAACACCGCTCACCGCTCTGGCCATGGCGTCGATTTTTGAACAGGCTGGGGTGCCGCCCGGAGTCGTCAATATACTAACTACGCGACGCACGGCCAAGGCTATCGAAGCCATGCTGAATGACTTGCGCGTACGCAAATTTTCCTTCACCGGATCGACCGAGATCGGCCGTGTTTTATTGGCGCAGGCCGCGCAGACCGTTGTCAAATGCTCAATGGAATTGGGCGGCAACGCACCCTTCATCGTCTTTGCCGACGCCGACATCGAAGTCGCCGTGGCAGCAGCAATGGTTGCCAAGATGCGCAACGGCGGCGAGTCCTGTACTGCCGCCAACCGCTTTTATGTTGAGAAACCGGTGGCGGAGGAATTTACCCGCCGCTTCGTCGACGCCATGGCCAAGACCCGGATGGGCAACGGACTGGACGAAAACATGCAGTTGGGATCAATGGTCAATGCCAGCACCCGCAACAAAATCGCGGAACTGGTTGATGACGCCGTAGCGCATGGCGCCAGACTTTGCACCGGCGGCAAGATTCCGGCCGGCAAAGGCTACTTCTATCCAGCCACGGTGCTCGCCGATGTGGCCAATGATGCTGGCATTCTGAAGGAAGAAGTTTTCGGGCCGGTGGCGCCCATTGCCACATTCGAGAGTGAAGCCGAGGTAATTGCCCTGGCCAACGATACGGAAATGGGCCTGGTTTCATTCGTGTGCACCCGCGATCTGGCCAAGGCCCTGCGTGTCGCCGAAAAACTCGATTCGGGCATGGTCGGCATCAATCGCGGCATTGTCGCTGATCCGGCTGCGCCCTTTGGCGGCTGGAAGCAGAGCGGCGTCGGCCGCGAAGGCGCCCATGACGGGCTGCTCGAATACCTCGAATCCAAATACATTGCCGTCACTTGGTGA
- a CDS encoding acyl-CoA dehydrogenase family protein, with translation MLTSDYGLSEELRMMRDTCRSFVDAHVIPFIRDNWQREWQMDPVDRLPLRILEEADKCGIRTLGIPEEFGGTETDPKTEAQTFAVLCEEVARGDSGLADKLSQNWKITRMLRYLAPRHIQEYWFPKIVADPSFLMATAATEPRGASDRWLPYETPETALQTRAVLDGDHYVINGRKQFISNGYDAQLFCVVCNTRRGATMTHGSSALVVPRDTPGLNVVKCNETVGGRFMNNGEIEFIDCRVPKENLLAEPDEFFKKFPIYLRPGKIVQAAKNLGVGMRAFERTVEYVENYVQGGRLLIKHQAVARRIADMATKLSATRALLRAAAIAVDENSPNQEALCNMAKVFASEEILKVVQHGMELHGGNGSMLEFGYEKLFRDASIFLHMDSTVDITHFKIVKAMFPYTAGKYAGPEA, from the coding sequence ATGCTTACATCGGATTACGGACTTTCTGAAGAACTGCGCATGATGCGTGACACGTGTCGTTCATTCGTCGACGCTCATGTCATCCCTTTCATTCGAGATAATTGGCAGCGTGAGTGGCAGATGGATCCAGTCGATAGATTGCCGCTCAGGATTCTCGAAGAAGCCGATAAATGCGGCATCCGCACTTTGGGTATCCCGGAAGAATTTGGTGGTACGGAGACCGATCCCAAGACCGAGGCGCAGACCTTTGCCGTGCTTTGCGAAGAAGTTGCGCGCGGTGACTCGGGGCTGGCTGACAAGTTGAGCCAGAACTGGAAAATTACGCGCATGCTGCGCTACCTGGCTCCGCGCCACATACAGGAATACTGGTTCCCCAAGATTGTCGCCGACCCGAGCTTTCTGATGGCGACCGCAGCAACCGAGCCGCGTGGGGCATCCGATCGCTGGTTGCCCTATGAAACGCCGGAAACCGCGCTGCAAACTCGCGCCGTACTTGACGGCGATCACTACGTCATCAATGGGCGCAAGCAGTTTATCAGCAATGGCTACGATGCCCAATTGTTCTGTGTCGTGTGCAATACCAGGCGCGGCGCCACGATGACGCACGGTTCCTCGGCCCTTGTTGTACCGCGCGATACGCCGGGACTGAACGTCGTGAAATGCAACGAGACGGTCGGCGGCCGCTTCATGAACAACGGCGAGATCGAGTTCATAGACTGCCGTGTGCCCAAGGAAAACCTGCTTGCCGAGCCGGATGAGTTCTTCAAGAAATTCCCCATCTACCTTCGTCCTGGCAAGATCGTCCAGGCCGCCAAGAATCTGGGGGTTGGCATGAGGGCTTTCGAGCGCACCGTCGAGTACGTGGAGAATTATGTTCAGGGCGGCCGTCTTTTGATCAAGCATCAGGCGGTTGCGCGGCGTATTGCCGATATGGCGACAAAACTCAGCGCCACACGCGCGCTGTTGCGTGCGGCGGCCATCGCGGTCGATGAGAACTCGCCGAACCAGGAAGCGCTGTGCAACATGGCCAAGGTGTTTGCCTCGGAAGAAATTCTCAAAGTGGTACAGCATGGCATGGAGCTTCATGGCGGCAATGGCTCGATGCTTGAATTCGGCTATGAGAAGCTGTTCCGCGACGCATCCATCTTCCTGCATATGGATTCGACCGTGGATATCACCCACTTCAAGATCGTGAAGGCGATGTTCCCCTACACGGCCGGCAAGTACGCGGGTCCGGAAGCCTAG
- a CDS encoding thiamine pyrophosphate-dependent dehydrogenase E1 component subunit alpha has protein sequence MSNVIRKPATPAETKSKSSAKSGDNIPIDTRLVLFRRQVEARYCEKRAYDLFLQNLVKGTSHLALGQEAISAGVAVALEKDDLTFPTFRGHHHALARGVPMTAVLGELMGRECGCLAGKGGSMHLSSVDHGVMASCAILGASLPIAVGAAWSMQYRGTSNVCVAFFGDGTANIGAFHEALNLAVVWKLPVIFVCENNLYGEYTVTTKVTAVEHPAADRASAYGLERIIIDGNDADAVFTTMQTAVAKARAGKGPSMIECMTYRQSGHSRADPAHYRPPGELDEWKKKDPIVIYRQRLLDLKVPETTLKQIEQETMHEVNRATEEAKASPVPLVESAFKDVWANGGIEWRN, from the coding sequence ATGAGCAACGTCATACGCAAACCGGCAACTCCAGCGGAGACTAAATCTAAATCTTCTGCCAAATCCGGAGATAACATTCCTATCGACACAAGGCTAGTATTGTTTCGCCGCCAGGTCGAAGCGCGCTATTGCGAGAAGCGTGCTTACGATTTGTTCCTGCAAAACCTTGTCAAAGGCACAAGCCATCTGGCATTAGGGCAGGAAGCCATATCCGCCGGTGTCGCCGTGGCATTAGAGAAGGATGACCTCACATTCCCGACCTTCCGCGGCCATCATCACGCCTTGGCGCGCGGGGTACCCATGACTGCAGTGCTAGGCGAACTGATGGGCCGAGAGTGCGGCTGTCTGGCTGGCAAGGGGGGATCAATGCATTTATCAAGTGTTGATCATGGCGTGATGGCCTCCTGCGCAATTCTAGGTGCATCGCTACCGATCGCTGTCGGCGCCGCATGGTCCATGCAATATCGCGGTACCTCGAATGTCTGCGTTGCCTTCTTCGGTGACGGGACCGCCAATATCGGCGCCTTTCATGAGGCACTCAACTTGGCAGTGGTGTGGAAACTGCCCGTAATATTTGTTTGTGAGAACAATCTCTACGGGGAATACACCGTAACGACCAAAGTCACGGCTGTTGAGCACCCGGCTGCGGATCGCGCCAGTGCTTATGGGCTGGAACGCATCATCATAGATGGTAACGATGCCGATGCTGTTTTTACCACCATGCAAACGGCAGTGGCCAAGGCGCGTGCCGGCAAAGGTCCTTCGATGATCGAGTGCATGACTTATCGCCAGTCAGGTCATTCACGCGCCGACCCGGCGCACTACCGGCCACCAGGAGAACTGGATGAATGGAAGAAAAAGGATCCTATTGTCATTTACCGGCAGCGCCTGCTTGACTTGAAAGTTCCTGAAACCACACTGAAGCAGATCGAACAAGAAACCATGCATGAGGTTAACCGTGCGACCGAGGAAGCCAAAGCTTCTCCCGTACCTCTGGTCGAGTCGGCTTTCAAGGATGTTTGGGCGAATGGAGGCATAGAGTGGCGGAACTGA
- a CDS encoding MFS transporter has product MLLPNPVKQNYDEEIETQRATNDIHIGGVNGKNTKHWDTAHEFKAMVLLVLGWGLVGVDRFMIMPIFPVMAKELALNYKDIGVIAGALSLAWGASAFFTGRLTDLIGTKKVLVASLIVFSLLAGVSGLATGLVGLVIIRAMIGIAEGGYAPAGQIATLQVSRPDRQGRNMGIQQMALPLLGMALAPLFVVQLLHAGLSWRWVFALVMIPGLLVAALMAKVLRAKSDEAIEHTAIHDHADHKWFDVFNYRNVPLQIVMVMGWMSCEMSMAAMMSSYLTDYLHLELVQMGFVLSAIGFGAAAGAVVLATLSDYWGRKPVTFIFGIVDLCAVVLLKNCGPDQTSLFLYLFLVLFCSQGLITIGICLITSESVPAKLIGASNGITIGICEIFGGGIVPILSGFIAHKIGIENFFYLPMGGCILGIMVCLFLQETAPRIVAAREAAARALAS; this is encoded by the coding sequence GTGCTTTTACCTAATCCGGTCAAGCAGAACTACGATGAAGAAATCGAAACACAGCGGGCTACAAATGACATACACATTGGAGGGGTAAATGGAAAAAATACTAAGCACTGGGACACTGCGCATGAATTTAAAGCGATGGTGTTATTGGTATTGGGTTGGGGGCTCGTCGGCGTCGATCGTTTCATGATCATGCCTATATTTCCTGTAATGGCTAAAGAGCTTGCACTCAACTATAAAGACATCGGCGTCATCGCGGGGGCATTGTCGCTGGCCTGGGGCGCATCGGCTTTTTTCACCGGACGGCTGACTGACTTGATCGGCACGAAAAAGGTGCTCGTCGCCTCGCTCATCGTGTTTTCGCTGCTTGCCGGGGTCAGCGGTTTGGCGACCGGCCTTGTCGGGCTGGTCATCATTCGGGCGATGATTGGTATCGCGGAAGGCGGCTACGCGCCAGCCGGCCAGATTGCTACCCTCCAGGTCTCCCGACCTGACCGGCAGGGCCGCAACATGGGCATACAACAGATGGCATTGCCGCTGTTAGGAATGGCTTTGGCGCCGCTGTTCGTAGTGCAACTTCTGCATGCCGGCCTCAGTTGGCGCTGGGTGTTCGCCCTGGTGATGATCCCGGGACTTCTCGTCGCCGCTCTGATGGCCAAGGTGCTGAGGGCGAAAAGCGATGAAGCGATCGAACACACCGCCATTCATGACCATGCCGATCACAAATGGTTCGATGTCTTCAACTATCGGAACGTGCCGTTACAGATTGTAATGGTCATGGGCTGGATGTCGTGCGAGATGTCGATGGCGGCGATGATGTCCAGTTATCTCACGGATTATTTGCATCTTGAACTCGTTCAGATGGGGTTTGTTCTTTCCGCAATTGGTTTCGGCGCGGCGGCTGGCGCAGTGGTTCTGGCGACGCTGTCCGATTATTGGGGCCGCAAGCCGGTGACCTTTATTTTCGGCATCGTCGACCTCTGTGCGGTTGTACTACTAAAGAACTGCGGCCCGGATCAAACGAGTCTTTTCCTGTACCTATTTCTCGTTCTATTCTGCAGTCAAGGCCTTATCACCATCGGGATTTGTCTGATCACATCGGAATCGGTGCCGGCGAAGCTCATAGGAGCCTCGAACGGCATCACGATTGGGATCTGCGAAATATTCGGCGGGGGAATCGTTCCCATTTTGTCGGGTTTCATTGCCCATAAGATCGGCATCGAGAACTTCTTCTACCTGCCGATGGGCGGCTGCATTCTGGGAATCATGGTCTGTCTGTTCCTGCAGGAAACGGCGCCACGCATAGTCGCAGCCCGGGAGGCTGCCGCCAGAGCCCTTGCGAGCTAA
- the lpdA gene encoding dihydrolipoyl dehydrogenase, with amino-acid sequence MSDLNADVVVLGAGPGGYTAAFRAADLGKKVVLIDRNATLGGVCLNVGCIPSKALLHVAKVITEAAETPGIRFAKPELDLPALRAWKDSVVAKLTKGLAALAKQRKVWVVTGIAQFTSPKSIRVETATGPKTLSFENAIIAAGSSVTKIPGFPYDDPRLIDSAGALALADIPGRLLVIGGGIIGLEMATVYHALGSKVTVVELMDQLMPGADADLIKPLAARLKKQYEQILLKTRVTKLESLPQGVRASFDGPDAPAPGIYDRVLVAVGRQPNGRAINAEAAGVAVDQRGFIHVDTQMRTNVPHIFAIGDICSEPMLAHKAAHEGKVAAEVIAGHRVSFQARTIPSVAYTDPEISWMGVTETAAIKLGLEFEKAIFPWAACGRALASGRDEGLTKLIIDKKTRRVIGAGIVGIGAGELIAEAVVAMEMDAEAGDLALAIHPHPTLSETLALAAEIAEGSITDLYLPKK; translated from the coding sequence ATGAGCGACTTGAACGCCGATGTAGTTGTCCTCGGTGCCGGACCCGGCGGCTACACTGCCGCTTTCCGTGCCGCCGACCTTGGCAAGAAGGTTGTGCTGATCGACCGCAATGCTACGCTGGGCGGCGTCTGCCTCAATGTCGGCTGCATCCCGTCGAAGGCGCTGTTGCACGTTGCCAAGGTCATCACCGAAGCAGCTGAGACGCCCGGTATCCGCTTTGCCAAACCGGAACTCGACCTGCCCGCCCTGCGTGCCTGGAAAGATTCGGTAGTAGCCAAGCTGACCAAGGGCCTGGCTGCCCTGGCAAAACAACGCAAGGTCTGGGTAGTCACCGGCATCGCGCAGTTCACTTCCCCCAAGTCGATACGCGTAGAAACTGCCACCGGTCCTAAGACCCTCAGCTTCGAAAACGCCATCATTGCCGCCGGCTCATCGGTGACCAAGATTCCCGGCTTCCCTTATGACGATCCACGCTTGATCGATTCCGCCGGAGCTCTGGCGCTTGCCGACATCCCGGGCAGGTTGCTGGTAATCGGTGGCGGCATCATCGGTCTGGAAATGGCCACCGTATATCATGCGCTGGGTTCAAAAGTCACCGTCGTCGAACTGATGGATCAATTGATGCCCGGTGCCGATGCGGATCTGATCAAACCACTCGCCGCACGTCTGAAAAAACAGTATGAACAGATCCTGCTGAAGACCAGGGTGACCAAGCTGGAATCCCTGCCGCAAGGGGTGCGCGCATCATTTGACGGACCTGACGCTCCTGCGCCCGGCATCTACGACCGCGTGCTTGTCGCGGTTGGACGCCAACCCAACGGCCGCGCCATTAACGCGGAAGCGGCTGGGGTTGCCGTGGACCAGCGGGGCTTCATTCACGTTGATACGCAGATGCGCACGAACGTACCGCATATTTTCGCCATCGGCGATATCTGCAGCGAACCCATGCTAGCGCACAAGGCCGCGCACGAAGGCAAGGTTGCCGCCGAAGTCATTGCCGGCCATCGGGTGAGTTTCCAGGCACGCACCATTCCTTCAGTGGCCTATACGGACCCCGAAATCTCCTGGATGGGCGTCACGGAAACAGCGGCGATAAAACTGGGCCTGGAGTTCGAGAAAGCCATTTTTCCCTGGGCCGCCTGCGGCCGTGCGCTGGCCTCCGGGCGCGATGAAGGTTTAACCAAACTGATCATCGATAAAAAGACCCGGCGCGTCATTGGTGCCGGCATCGTTGGCATCGGCGCAGGCGAATTGATTGCCGAAGCGGTTGTGGCGATGGAGATGGATGCCGAAGCCGGAGACCTGGCCCTTGCCATTCATCCGCACCCCACCTTGTCCGAAACCCTCGCGCTGGCCGCCGAAATTGCAGAAGGTTCCATCACCGATCTTTATCTGCCGAAGAAATGA